DNA from Verrucomicrobiaceae bacterium:
CCTGGCCGTGCTCGACATGCTCCAACGTGGTCAGACCAAAGACGTCGATATCAGCCTCGCAGGCCTACGCCAGGCCGCCATCGCCGCCGCCAGCCAGACCAAAGCCGTGCGAGACTTCGTGGACTGGTATGAGGCCAATGAAACCGAAAAGCTCTCCGGCAAGTTCGAGGACTTCCTCAACCTCCCCATCATCATCCAAAAAGAGCTCCCCCCACGCGAAGACCCCATCTCCAAATACCTCGACGGCCTCGACCGCGAGTTCTCACGCTGAGGAAGCGGCCGAGGTAGCAAACAAGACCGTGTCATCCGTCTCGATCCGTTCCATCCGTGGTAAACAGCCGCTTCTCCTCTCGCTGCTCACTTGCTAGCGCAATCAGCCTACGCTGATTCTCACGCAGTCGTTCCTTGCATCCACTCCGCTCGCGGTCAAGACTCCGCGCCCTATGTCGAAAGTCACCCTCGGCCTGGTGCAGAGCCGGGCCTTTTCTAGCAAAGACGAAAGCCTGCGCCATCACATCCGCCTCATCCGAGACGCGGCGGCTCAGGGTGCCCAGATCGTCTGCTTGCAGGAGCTTTTTAATACACCGTATTTCTGCATCACGCAGGATACAGAGCTCTTCGACCTCGCAGAGACCGTGCCCGGCCCTACCACGGCAGCTTTGGCCCCTGTGGCAAAGGAGCTCGGCGTCGTCATCATCGTCCCCCTCTTTGAAAAACGCGGCCCCGGCCTCTACCACAACACCGCCGCCGTCATCGACGCGGATGGCACTGTGCTGGGCAAATACCGCAAGATGCACATCCCCCAGGACCCTGGCTTTGAAGAGAAATTCTACTTCACGCCCGGCGATCTCGGCTACCGCGTGTGGGATACGAAGTTCGGCCGCATCGGCGTGCTCATCTGCTGGGACCAGTGGTACCCAGAGGCCGCCCGCATGACCGCCCTCATGGGTGCGGAGATTCTATTTTACCCCACCGCCATCGGCTGGCTGCCCAGTGAAAAAGCCCAGCTCGGCATCGCCCAGCACTGCGCCTGGGAGACCGTCCAGCGCGGCCATGCCGTGGCCAATGGCTGCTACGTCGCCGCCGTGAACCGTGTCGGCACCGAGCAGCAGAGCGAGTTCTGGGGCCAGAGCTTTGTCGCAGACCCCTACGGCCAGATCATCGCCAAGGCGTCCGTCACCGACGAAGAAATCCTCCTCACCGAGTGCGATTTGCGTGCGGTGGAAGATTTTCGACGCATCTGGCCTTTTTTCCGTGATCGCCGCATTGACACCTACGCCCCTCTGACCAAACGCTACATCGATGAGTAAAGCCAATTACCCGCAAAACTACCGCCTCCCCGCCGAATTCGAACCGCAGGAGGCTATCTGGCTTTCGTGGCCATCCAACAAGGAAAGTTGCCCCAAGACCTTCCACAAGCTCCAGGACAAATTCGGCGAGATCGCCAGCGTCATCAGCCGCTACGAGCGCGTGCGCATCAATGCGCCCATGCTCAGCCACATGAACATCCGCCTCAGCATCGCCGACAATGAAGGCGATCTCTCCCAGGTCGATCTCTACGAGCACAACACCAACGACGTCTGGTGCCGCGACCACGGCCCCATCTTCATCAAGCACAACGAGACCGGCAAGCTCGCCATCACCGACTGGGAATTCAATGCCTGGGGTGGCAAGTTCGCCCCGTGGGATCTCGACAACGGCATCCCTGAAAAAGCCGCCAAGGTGCTCAACATGGAGCGCTTCACCTCCAAGATGATCCTCGAAGGCGGCGCCATCGAAACCAACGGCAAAGGCACCCTCCTCACCACCGAGGCCGTCCTGCTCAATCCCAACCGCCACGGCGGCAAGCCCGGCAACAAAGCCGATGTCGAGAAGGAACTGAAGGCCATGCTCGGCGTCAAAGACATCGTCTGGTTCAAAAAAGGCATCGAAGGCGACGACACCGATGGCCACATCGACGACATCGTCCGCTTCGTGCGTGAAGACGCCGTCATCTGCATGGTCGAGCCGCGTGACACCGACCCGAACCACAAAGTTTTGAAGGAAATCCGCGAGCGCCTCGATGACGTGAAAGCACCAGACGGCGGCAAGCTCGAAATCATCGAGATCGAGATGCCCCAGGCCATCGAAATGAAGGACTGGCGCCTCAGCCGCCTGCCCGCAAGCTACGCGAACTTCCTCATCCTCAACAACGCCGTCATCGTCCCGCTCTTTGGCAACAAGAAGAAAGACGCCGCCGCCGAGGACAAGATCGCCGAGTGCTTCCCCGGCCGCGAAATCATCTCCATGATGGCCAAAGACCTCGTCACCGAGGGCGGAGCCTTCCACTGCATCGCCATGCATCAGCCGAAGTGAGTGCGCCTACCGCTGGGTAGGTGCCCTTATCGGGAAGCTTCACAAAAAAAGGGCACTTCGATTGAAGTGCCCTTTTGATTGTTTGGATGAGGTGCGGAGGAGGCCGATTAGGCCTCCGGGGAGGCGGGTTGCACGATGCGGCCGCCGTCGAGGACGTCTTGGAGGGCGCGGAGCTCTTGCCATTTTTCCTCGTAGGCGAGGGTGGCTTGCTGGGGCCAGGTGGTGGGGTCGTGCATGACGAAGCGCTCGCCAGCACGGGAGAGGATGTCTTTGAGGCGCTCGACACTGGTGGTGCAGAGCTGTTGCCAGGTGGTGATCCCGTCGGCGTGGATGAGTTCTTCGATTTTGGGGCCGATGCCTTCGAGGATTTTAAAGTCGTCGCGGACGACGCGTTTGCCGAGTGCTTCGGTGGCGGCTTCGATTTTTTCCTTTTTGGCTGGGGCTTCTTCTGCGGCTGGTGCTGCGGCGAAGCCGAGCATGCTCTGCACGGCACCGAATTGTGGGGCGATGATTTCTGCTTTGGGGGCCTCTACGGGGGTGGATGGGACATCCACGGTGAGGGGCTGGGTGATTTCGATGACAGGGGCGGGGGCAGGTGTGGGCTCTGGGGCCGGAGCGGCGGCTGCGGGGACGGTGGTGGTGAGTGCGGCGGCGGCGCTGGCGGTAGCGCTGGATTCTGCGGTGGCTAGAGCGACGACGAGACGACGGTTGTCGGCTTCGAGGGCATTTTTGGCCTCTTCAGTGGCGGTGAGGCTGCTTTGGAGAGTGGTGGTTTCGTTGCGGCACTTGGCGAGGCTGCTCTTGGCGTTGTTGAATTCGCGGTCGAGGACGCTGATGCGGTTGCGCTCGGTGGTGAGGGCGTGTTCGGTTTTTTGGAGGTCCTCGCGGGCGGCGGCGAGCTCGGCTTCGAGGCGTGCTTTGGCGGCTGCGTCGAGGGTGGAGGCTTTTAGGGCGGCGATTTCTTCTTTGTGCTTGGCCATTTTGTCGCGGAGGGACTCGGCCTGCTCTTTGTATTCGTCTGCGCGGCGGCGCTCTTGGCCTGCGAGGGTCTCTGCGGTGCGGACGGTGGCCTTCATGCGCTCGATTTCAGAGCTGCTGTCGCCGGAGGCGACAGGGGCTGCGGAGATGAGGCGGGCGACTTCTTCGCGGAGCTTGGCGATTTCGTTTTGCTGCTCGAGGAGCTTGGCATCGGCGGTGCGGGCGGCTTTGAAGCCGTCTTCGGAGCGCTGGAACTTGGCTTTGAAGTCGTCGGCTTCGCGGCGGGCTTCGGTGAGGGAGAGGCGGGCTTTTTCGAGGTCGGCGGAGGGGACGAGGGCGGCCAGTTTGGACTCGGTTTCGGCTTTGAGACGTGAGCTGGCGGCTTCGGCGTTGCGGGCGCGTTCTTCGGCGTCTTTGAGGCGCGCTTCGAGGCTGCGGACGCGGCCGGAATCAGCGTCTGCGGCTTTTGCAGGTGCTAGCGAGGACGGGGTGTGAGAATGGGAGTGCGAATGGGTAGAGGGAGCGTGGATTTTGCCGCGTAGCCACCAACCGAAGTAGCCGAAGAGCGCGGCGGTGAGTGCGATGGTGATGAAGTGCTCGAAGAAGTAGGAAATGGTGCCGTCCATGGTGGTGTGGTGTGGGGTTGAGGTGTTTCTGTCTTTTTGGGTGAGTGTGAGGGGGGTGTTATTTCAGGAGTACATCGACGCGGCGGTTCAGGGCACGGCCGGCATCGGTATTGGGGTCTGCGACGGGTTCACGGGGGCCTGCGCCACGGGTGGAGAGGATGGCGCGGTCGATGCCGCCTGCGGCGAGGCCGTCTGCGACGTTTTTGGCGCGGGTTTCGCTAAGTTTGGTGTTGGCGGCTTCATCGCCGACGTTGTCGCTGTGGCCGGCGACTTCGAATTTGGCGGCGGGGTTGAGTTTGAGGACGCGGCGGACTTGGTAGAGGGCGCGTTCTTGGTCTTTGGAGCGATTGGAGCCGGTTTTGAAGCGGATGGAGTGGACGACGGCGGTGCGCCATTTTTGGCCGGGGGTGACGACGGCGATGCCGCCTTTGCCGGGCTCGAATTTAGGGGCGGACTCGAGGGTGGGCTTTGTGTCGGTGATGGTGGTGACGAGGGGGGTGATGGTGAGTGCATCGGTGATGGTAAAGGTGGGGTTGGCGGCCTTCATGGCATCGAGGATGGCTTTTTTGGCGGCTTCATCGGCGACTTCGCCTGAGACGGTGAGGGTGGTGCCGGTGGCGATAGCGCTGACGTAGGGCTCGTCCTGCTGGAGGAGCTTGCTGGAGACGAGGCTGGTGCGGAAGCCGCTGAGCTCGGTGCCGAGCATGCCCTGGGGGAAGGCGATGGCGGGGAAGTCGCGTTCGATTTCAGAGTCGAAGACGTCGAGGTTATAGACTTTGGCGGCTCCACCGGGGTGGCTGAGGCCGATGGCGGGTTTGGCGGCGTCTGCAGGCTTGGCGAAGTCGATTTTGGCTCCGGCGGGGGAGGTGGCGGTGGGGCTGACTTTGAGGGCGTCGGCATTGATTTCGGTGCCGGGGAAGGCGGCTTTGGCGGCGTCGATGGCCTGGGTTTTGAGCGCATCGGAGCCGATTTGGCCGAAGAGGCGCATTTTGGCCTGGTGGAGTGTCCAGCCGATGAAGCCAGGGAGGGCAGGGGCGGCGGGGGCAGGGGTGGTAGTGGCCGCTGGGGCGGTTTTGGCGGCCATGGCGGCTTTTTCAGCGGCTTCTTTGGCTGCTTTCTCAGCGGCCTCTTTGGCTGCTTGTTTTTCTTGGAGGGCTTTGGCGGCAGCTTCCTTGGCGGCTTTTTCGGTGGCTTCTTTGGCTTTGGCCCATTTTTCGTAGGCGGCGTAGAGGTCGGGGTAGCTGTCGTAATCGGCGGGGAGGGAAGGGGAGAGGGCTTTTTTCATGCCTTCGAGTCCACCGGTGGTGTCCCAGGTGGAGGCTTTGCCGCCGGGGGCGAGTGCGAAGGCGAAAGCGGTGTCCTTTTTCGGAGTGATGCCTTTGAGCGGGGTCTGCCAGTCTGGGGCGGGTTTGACGTTGGTGTCAATGGGGACGTGTTCTTCGACTTGGATGCCTGGGAGGGCTTTTTTGATCTGATCGACGAGGAGGACGCTGTCTTCGAATTTGTGAGCGTGGCCGTAAACGTGGAGGCGGTCTGGGAGGGCCATGACGCCGACGTAGGCGGGTGGGAGCTTGGCGATGCGCTCGTTTTCGGCTTCGCGGGCGACCCAGCCGCGGATGTGGCCGAGGGCGGCTTGGACGGGATCGGCCTCTAAGTTCGCTGCGGTGGCTGGGGCGACGGCTTGGTCATCGGTGGTGGTGCCGGGGAGGGTGGTCCATTTTCCATCGACGGCGGAGAAGGCGAGTGAGCCAGTCTTGGCGGCTCCTTCGATGGTGCGGAGGTCTGGGATGGTCTTGAGCGTGGTGGCCCAGTCGGAGCCTGTGCGGAGTCCGTCACGGACACGGGTGATGTCATAGCATTTGATGCCGGTGTGTTTGGCTTGGAGGGCGGTGAGGGCTTCCTTGGCATCGGCGGCTGATTTGACCCAGCCACTGAGGTCGATGCGATTTTCGTAGTAGGTGGCAATGAGGTGCTGCTGGGGGTGCTGATCGAGCCAGGCGGGGTCCACGCGCATTTGGTCGATGACGCGGGTGACGGGGTTGTAGCTCTCACCCCATTCGCCAGTGGGGCGGACTTTGTTGGTGACGATGTCGCGTGCCTGCTCACGGAGTGCCTGGCTGCCGACGGTGCCGGTGAGGGTGGCCTGCTGGCCATCGAAGGCGGGCTTCACATCCGCGAAGACGCCACGGTGCTCTGGGGCGGAGAGGGCGGCCTGGGTGTGACGAGTGAGAGATTCCTCCATGATCGGTTTTTGGATCAGACCAGAGAGGAGCCAGAGTAGAAGGACGCCGAAGACGGCGCGGAGTGTCCATTTGTTCATGCACCTTCTCTCTTGGCGAAGCGGCTGATTTTGACAACGAAAGATTCCGTCAAAAACGAGCTTAGGGCGAGTGGAGGAGGATGGCGAGGTGGCCCCAGATCGGGCACGAAGGAAGCCAACAAGCTCTTTGATTATTCGTAAGAAGCACTACGCTCGCGCCCTCTCTCCTCCTGCCTGCATGCCCCTCCTTTCTGTCGAAGGTCTCCGAATCCACTTCCCTATCCGCTCTGGTCTGCTGGGCGGCACGCGGGATGTGATCAAGGCGGTGGATGAGGTGAGCTTTGAGGTGAATGAGGGGGAGACAGTGGGCCTAGTGGGTGAAAGTGGCAGCGGCAAGTCCACGGTGGCTCGCGCTTTGCTGAAACTGGTGCCGGTGACGAGTGGTGTGGTGCATTTTGCCGGGCAGTCGATCCTAGACATGCCGGAGGGGCAATTCCGCCCGCTGCGCAAGCAGATGCAGATGGTTTTCCAAGATCCGATCGGCTCGCTGAATCCACGCATGACGGTGGAGAGCATCCTGGCGGAGCCGCAGGAGATTCACTTCCCGAAGATGAGCCGGAATGAGCGACGTGAGGCGAGCGCTGAGATGCTAGTGAGTGTGGGACTGCCTGCGGATGCGCTGCAGCGCTACCCGCATGAGTTTAGCGGCGGTCAGCGGCAGCGCATCGGGATCGCACGGGCGCTGGCGGTGAAGCCACGCTTCCTGATCTGTGATGAGCCGGTGAGTGCCCTAGACGTGAGCGTGCAGGCACAGATCCTGAATCTGCTGAAGGATCTCCAAACACGGATGAGCCTGACGCTGCTGTTCATCGCGCATGATCTGGCGGTGGTGCGGCACATGAGCGACCGCATCGTGGTGATGCATCACGGGAAAATCATGGAGCAGGGCGGCGCGGATGCGATCTGTGAAAATCCGCAACACGACTACACGAAAAAACTGCTCGCTGCCGTGCCGCATCTGGACTGACTTGATCCCATAACCTTTTTCTGAAATAGGATGACTCCGCTGTTTAAAAAATTCCTCGGCATGCATTGGATCATGTTTTTGTTCATGGTCGCACTGCTGCTGCTGGGGGTGTACTCGATCTACAATGCCTCTGCCTATAAGGAGGCGGTGGATCTTTCCACGAAGTGGCGGCAGCAGCTCATGTGGATCGCAGTCGGCACGCCGTTCTATTTTGCCGCGAGTCTGATCGACTACAAATGGGTGCGATGGGCCTGTTGGCCGATGTATCTTACCGGACTCACGCTGCTGCTGCTGCTGAAGCAATTCGGTGTGACGATCCAAGGGAATACGAACTGGCTACGCTTCGGTGGGATTCAGTTTCAGCCATCGCAGTTCGCGATCATGGCGGGCATTTTGACCCTGGCGGTGGTCTTTGGTGATCTACCGCGCATGGCACCGATGTTTCGCAGGCCGTGGCTACGCACCCTGGTGGCGGGGCTCGTCGCTGGAGTGCCCACGGCGCTGGTGGCAAAGGAGGACTTGGGCTCTGGACTGGTATGGGGGCCGCTGTTTCTGAGCATGATGCTGGTGGGTAGCATCCCCTTCCGCTACATCATCACGCTGGTGACGCTGGTCGCTGCGGTGGTGCCGCTAGGCTATGTCTTTGCCCTTTCGGAGAAGCAGCAAAAGCGCATCGAAACGCCCATCTATCTAGCCACGGGCCAATCGCACAAAGTGAACTTCCAGGACGAGGGCTGGGTGTACAGTCATCTCCAAATGGCGGTGGGCACGGGCGGCTTCGAGGGCAAGGGGCCAGAGTCAAAAAATGTGCCGGATCGTGCCTCCGTGCACCGCACCTTCCTACCGGATGAAGTAATCAATGACTTCATCTTTGCCGTGATGGCAGAGGAGTTCGGCTTCCGGGGTGCTTTCGGCACGCTGGTGGGCATGGCGAGTCTGCTGATCTTCGGCGTGATGGTGGCCTTTTCTGCCCGTGATCAGCTAGGGCGGCTCATCGTGGTGGGGATCGTGGCGATGATGTTCACGCACACCTTTCAGAATGCGGGCATGAATCTCACGATGCTGCCGATCATCGGCCTTCCGATGCCTTTCATCAGCTACGGCGGTACTTTCATGGTCGTGACGCTTTTTCTCATGGGCATGATTCAGAGCGTGTGGGTGCACCGGCACATCTCACCCGTGAAGAAGCCGCGCTCCGTGAATAGCGCCCGCGTGCCGGATGAAGAGGAAGAGTAAGCGCTGAGCTGGGCGGTTTTTACCACGCCCATTGCAGCCCGAAGCGGCCTGCCAGAGTGAGGAGGTCATCCCGCATCGGCCATTCATCCGCGCGGGGCACATCATCTGCGGGGTGACGCTTGCTGGCACCTTTTAGCGCCATGCAGCCGGTGTTGTCACCGATCTGGCGGATGGCTTCGATCTCCTCCTGGCTCAGGCATTGTGCAGGCAGCGCGGCGAGGTCATCGAGCTTGCTCTCGATGCTGCGGGCGCCTTCACCATGCTCCTGGATGAGTGTGGGGACGACGCTTTTGACGGCGGTATTGCCCAGAGTCCATAGGCAGGCGAGCTGGAGCATCGACAAGCCGTGCTTTTGGGCGATGGGGCGCACTTTTTCCAGCCGCTCCACGCCATGCTCGATCCACTCACCGGGGCGGTGGGTGCGGTGATCGCCATCGCGGAACTTATGCCCAGGCTTCACGTCATCATGGAAAAGACCGCCGTAATCGACCACGCGAGCGAGGATATCGACCTTGTTTTTCTCCGCAGCGGCCAGCACATGCTGACCAGGCCAGGGCTCAAAGGGATTCAAAATGATCATCGCCCAGTCCATGCGGTCGCCGTAGCGCTCAAAGCACTCGATCATGTCGAGCGTGAAGCCATTGGCAGGTCCTGGGGCAATGCCGAGACGCTCGGTGAGGCCTTCGTCGCGGATTTTGGTGAAGGCATCCCACACCTTTTCGCTGGTGTAGCTGATGCTGTCCGGGTTGTGGAGCATGAGCAGGTCGAACTTGGAGGTCTTGCAGCGCTCCAGGCTCTTCTCCGTCGCCATTTTGAGGTAATCGTAGTACTTCTCTGGTCCGCGCAGTGTGGGATCGGTGAAGCGCGGGTAGCCGCGTGAGCCCTGGCGGATGCCTTCGTAAATATCATGCCCCACGATGCCTACGAGGCAGTATTCCTCACGCGGGATGCCCTTGAGTGCCTCGCCCAGCAGTGCATCGGCACGGCCCACGCCATAGACATCGGCAGTGACAAAGGTGCGCACACCTTTGGCGAAAGAATCACGCATGAGCTGCATGTAGTGCTCTTCAGAGAGCTGTTCGCCGTAGTGCATGAAGCGGCCGCCGCTCCAGGTGCCGTAAGCCGTGCGTGTGAGATTCATTGTGAGGAAAAGGGGTTCGTGGTGGGTGTGTGAGAGGGGTGCTTACATAGCGCGAGGCCCCGGTGTTTCAAACACATCATCTGTGCATGAGTGTGTGGATTTTGGGCCAGAGGACATGTCAGATCACACCCCAGTGACACGTTTCAGCACGCAGAACACCATGTACACCGCCACCAAACACCATCTCGACCGTCGCACGTTTCTGCGTGGCACAGGGGCTGCGCTCTCGCTGCCATTTTTGGAGGCCATGGTGCCTGCATTCGCCTCGCGGGCCCAGGCCGCCGTCGCACAGCCGCCGCAGCGCTTCATGGCGATGTGTGCCACGCTCGGCTTTCACACGCCGTTTTTGTTCCCAAAGGAAACGGGCGCAGACTACACCCTCACGCCTTACCTGGAGCCGCTGAAGGCCCTGAGGAGTGATTTTTCCGTCATCTCCGGCCTCCAGCACATGGAGCAAAACGGCGCAAACGGCCACACCTCCGAGATGACCTGGCTCACCTCTGCGAAGCATCCCGGCCTCGCTGGCTTCAAAAACACCATCAGCCTCGATCAGTTCATCGCAGAGCGTGTCGGCATGCACACACGCTTTCCCAGCCTGGTGCTCGGCACTGGCAGTGAGTCCATCTCCTGGTCCTCCAGCGGTGTGCCGCTCCCTGCGGAGAACTCGCCCGCAAAGGCCTTTCAGCAGCTCTTTGTCGATGGCACCCCGGCAGAGATCGCGGCGCAGGTGCGCGGCCTGAAGCGTGGCCGCAGCATCCTCGATACCGTCATGGGCCAGGCGAAAAAACTCCACGGCGAGCTCGGCAAGCGTGACCAGGAAAAGCTCGATGAATACTTCTCCGCCGTGCGTGATCTCGAAGGCCGACTGGTGCAAAACGAGGAGTGGGTGCAGCGGCCAAAGCCCCACATCGACGCCAAGCCACCCACCGACATCCAGAGCCGCACAGACGCCATCGGCAAAATGAATCTCATGCTCGATCTGGTCCTCCTCGCCCTACAGACCGACAGCACCCGCACCATCACCCTCCGCCTCAATGGCATGAATGCCGTGCCAGAAATCGAAGGCGTGAAGAACGACTGGCATAATCTCTCCCACCACGGTCAGGATGCCGCGAAGATCGAAGAGCTCAAAGTCATCGAAGCTGCCGAGTTCACCGCCCTGGCAGCCTTTTTGACCAAAATGAAGGCCGCATCCCTGCTCGATACCACCGCCGTGCTCTTTGGCTCAAATCTCGGCAACGCCAGTGCCCATAGCACCGCGAATCTGCCCATCCTACTCGCAGGCGGCGGCTACAAGCACGGTCGCCACCTCGCGGTGGATAAGGACAAACACGTCTTCTCTGATCTCTTCGTCTCCCTCGCCCAGCGCATGGGTGTGGAGTCAGGCAAATTCGGCTTCAGCACGGGCGTGCTCGACATCAATCAAGCGTGATCAAGCCACGCTCACAGTCCACCTAGCTGACAAATGCGGTCAAAGTGCCGCTTTTCGACCTGCGTGATGGAGAGCCGGTTCCCACGGCGCAGGATCAAAAGCTCCGCCAGCAGCGGATCAGCCCGCAGCATGTCCAGGGTGACAAAGGTGGGGAAATCCGCTTCCCACTTTACATCCACCAGCAGCCATCGCGGCTCCTCACGCTTGCTCCCCGCATCGAAATACTCGCTGGCGGGATCAAACTGCGTCGGATCAGCCTTTGCCTCGCTCACGATCTTCACCACACCCGCGATGCCGGGCTGCGGGCAGCTCGAATGATAAAAAAAGCCCAGATCACCGATGCGCATCTCATCGCGCATCATGTTCCGCACCTGATAATTGCGCACACCATTCCAGGGTTCGGTCTTTTTCGGCCTCTTCTTCAGGTGCTCGAAGGAAAAGACATCCGGTTCGGATTTGAGGAGCCAGTGGGACATGATGAGAGGATGGATCAGATCGTTATCCGCCTATTGCGTGCCGTGATGGGCCAGCGCTGGGTGTAGCGGCCATTTTCGATGAGGTAGGCCTCACTATGCATGGAGACCGTGGGGCAAACATGACGCGGGATGCCGTGCAGCGCCTGACCGATGAGGAACTCATGCGCTCGCTCCGTCTCCAGTACCAGATGCTCCTCACTCTGCATGAGCACGGTGGCATCTGGCAGCTCCTCGAAGCGCACGCGTGGATGCGGATTCTCTGGAGCCACGGACTTGTGGCCGAGATCGAGCGTGAGGCGGTTCGTGCCCGGTTTGCTGATCACACGAGCCAGCAGCACCGCCGCAGGCAAAAACGGCAGATCTGGATGCTTATCCCCGTAGCCGAAGTCCCACAGCACCGTCGTCCCTGGACTGAGCGTACGATCCGCATGCGCAGCATGGATACCAAAGGTGGGCGATCCACCCGCGACGAGCTCTTTCACGATGATGCCCTCACCTTGCAGCCGGCAGCGGAATTGTAGCACCGGACCAAAAGCCTCATCACAGCGCTCACGCCGCACATCCAGGCTCTCGTCATGGATGTGGCCATCGTACGCATGCAGACCACGGAAGATCAGACCAGGCACATCATGGATGACATGAGCGAGCAGCGCCGCCTCATCCCCAGGCTTGATCCCCGTGCGGCCCATACCGCAATCCAGCTCCAAAAAGCACCCCAGCACCACGCCATGCTGCTGCGCCGCAGTGGCCAGGATGCGGATGCCGTCCTCGCTATCCGCGATGCTGGAAAACTGCACCTTGGGGAACTTTTTCGCCAGCTCGGCCAAGCGGCCCGCATTCGGCCCCACGCAGGGCATTGCTAGCATCACATCTGCGGCACCAGCATCGGCACACATCTCCACCTCCGCGATGGTGGAGGCCTTGAACTTCGTGATGCCCAGCTCCACCTGCCGCGCGATGATCGGAGCACATTTATGCGTCTTCACATGCGGCCGCAGGCGACTCGCGGCACCAGCGATCTGCACCATGAGCTGTAGATTATGCTCCACACGCTGGCGGAAGAAAAGCAGGGCTGGAGAGGGGATTTCCGCCTCGTTTTCGACGTGGAACCAAGCGTGAGAAAGGGTGATCTGGGACATGACTGTTGAAACAAAATACGAAAGTTAGCCGCAAAAGTGATCTCCCTGATGCATCAGGGCTTACTCACTGCACCTTGATGAGCTCCACATCGAAAATGAGTGCCTCATTCGGTCCGATGTCACGCCCAGCACCGCGCGGGCCATAAGCGAGCTTCGATGGGATGTAGAAGCGGAACTTCGCCCCTTCCTTCATGAGCTGCACGCCCTCCGTCCAGCCAGCGATCACGCGATTCAGCGGGAAAGCGATGGATTCGCCGCGCTTGTAGCTGCTATCGAAGACCTTGCCATCGATTAGCGTGCCTTCGTAATGCACCTCCACGGTATCTGTCGCCTTCGGGCTGCGGCCGGTGCCTTCGGTGATGACTTTATACTGGAGGCCGCTGGCCGTCACGGTGACGCCTTCTTTCTTGGCATTGTCTTCGAGAAATTTTTCACCTTTTGCGAGAGCGATGTCGGACATGATGGAGGGATGGGGGTGTTGCGTGGTTTTTTGGAAGTGTGAACGAAAAACGAGACCGCAGGCTATACCGCCGCAGACAGGGCAATCAAGCTGTGGGGAGGAAAAACCGTTCGCCGAATCGCGGCCACCTCGTAGCGTGCCCTCACTTACATGATCGAATCCGACTTCATTATCATCGGCACCGGTGCAGGCGGCCTCAGCGCCGCGCTACACGCCGCCGAGCATGGCAGCGTGCTCATGCTCACCAAGCGCGGTGCCTTGGACTCCAACTCAAACTGGGCACAG
Protein-coding regions in this window:
- a CDS encoding carbon-nitrogen hydrolase; the encoded protein is MSKVTLGLVQSRAFSSKDESLRHHIRLIRDAAAQGAQIVCLQELFNTPYFCITQDTELFDLAETVPGPTTAALAPVAKELGVVIIVPLFEKRGPGLYHNTAAVIDADGTVLGKYRKMHIPQDPGFEEKFYFTPGDLGYRVWDTKFGRIGVLICWDQWYPEAARMTALMGAEILFYPTAIGWLPSEKAQLGIAQHCAWETVQRGHAVANGCYVAAVNRVGTEQQSEFWGQSFVADPYGQIIAKASVTDEEILLTECDLRAVEDFRRIWPFFRDRRIDTYAPLTKRYIDE
- a CDS encoding agmatine deiminase family protein, translated to MSKANYPQNYRLPAEFEPQEAIWLSWPSNKESCPKTFHKLQDKFGEIASVISRYERVRINAPMLSHMNIRLSIADNEGDLSQVDLYEHNTNDVWCRDHGPIFIKHNETGKLAITDWEFNAWGGKFAPWDLDNGIPEKAAKVLNMERFTSKMILEGGAIETNGKGTLLTTEAVLLNPNRHGGKPGNKADVEKELKAMLGVKDIVWFKKGIEGDDTDGHIDDIVRFVREDAVICMVEPRDTDPNHKVLKEIRERLDDVKAPDGGKLEIIEIEMPQAIEMKDWRLSRLPASYANFLILNNAVIVPLFGNKKKDAAAEDKIAECFPGREIISMMAKDLVTEGGAFHCIAMHQPK
- a CDS encoding OmpA family protein; protein product: MNKWTLRAVFGVLLLWLLSGLIQKPIMEESLTRHTQAALSAPEHRGVFADVKPAFDGQQATLTGTVGSQALREQARDIVTNKVRPTGEWGESYNPVTRVIDQMRVDPAWLDQHPQQHLIATYYENRIDLSGWVKSAADAKEALTALQAKHTGIKCYDITRVRDGLRTGSDWATTLKTIPDLRTIEGAAKTGSLAFSAVDGKWTTLPGTTTDDQAVAPATAANLEADPVQAALGHIRGWVAREAENERIAKLPPAYVGVMALPDRLHVYGHAHKFEDSVLLVDQIKKALPGIQVEEHVPIDTNVKPAPDWQTPLKGITPKKDTAFAFALAPGGKASTWDTTGGLEGMKKALSPSLPADYDSYPDLYAAYEKWAKAKEATEKAAKEAAAKALQEKQAAKEAAEKAAKEAAEKAAMAAKTAPAATTTPAPAAPALPGFIGWTLHQAKMRLFGQIGSDALKTQAIDAAKAAFPGTEINADALKVSPTATSPAGAKIDFAKPADAAKPAIGLSHPGGAAKVYNLDVFDSEIERDFPAIAFPQGMLGTELSGFRTSLVSSKLLQQDEPYVSAIATGTTLTVSGEVADEAAKKAILDAMKAANPTFTITDALTITPLVTTITDTKPTLESAPKFEPGKGGIAVVTPGQKWRTAVVHSIRFKTGSNRSKDQERALYQVRRVLKLNPAAKFEVAGHSDNVGDEAANTKLSETRAKNVADGLAAGGIDRAILSTRGAGPREPVADPNTDAGRALNRRVDVLLK
- a CDS encoding ABC transporter ATP-binding protein, producing the protein MPLLSVEGLRIHFPIRSGLLGGTRDVIKAVDEVSFEVNEGETVGLVGESGSGKSTVARALLKLVPVTSGVVHFAGQSILDMPEGQFRPLRKQMQMVFQDPIGSLNPRMTVESILAEPQEIHFPKMSRNERREASAEMLVSVGLPADALQRYPHEFSGGQRQRIGIARALAVKPRFLICDEPVSALDVSVQAQILNLLKDLQTRMSLTLLFIAHDLAVVRHMSDRIVVMHHGKIMEQGGADAICENPQHDYTKKLLAAVPHLD
- a CDS encoding FtsW/RodA/SpoVE family cell cycle protein, whose product is MTPLFKKFLGMHWIMFLFMVALLLLGVYSIYNASAYKEAVDLSTKWRQQLMWIAVGTPFYFAASLIDYKWVRWACWPMYLTGLTLLLLLKQFGVTIQGNTNWLRFGGIQFQPSQFAIMAGILTLAVVFGDLPRMAPMFRRPWLRTLVAGLVAGVPTALVAKEDLGSGLVWGPLFLSMMLVGSIPFRYIITLVTLVAAVVPLGYVFALSEKQQKRIETPIYLATGQSHKVNFQDEGWVYSHLQMAVGTGGFEGKGPESKNVPDRASVHRTFLPDEVINDFIFAVMAEEFGFRGAFGTLVGMASLLIFGVMVAFSARDQLGRLIVVGIVAMMFTHTFQNAGMNLTMLPIIGLPMPFISYGGTFMVVTLFLMGMIQSVWVHRHISPVKKPRSVNSARVPDEEEE